In Gopherus flavomarginatus isolate rGopFla2 chromosome 1, rGopFla2.mat.asm, whole genome shotgun sequence, a single genomic region encodes these proteins:
- the GALR3 gene encoding galanin receptor type 3, whose translation MLESWNASSNSLEVRAAGIIVPVVFFLIFLLGTVGNGLVLAVLLRNGQVKYNTTNLFILNLAMADLCFIICCVPFQATIYTLDGWLFGPFACKAVHFLIYLTMYASSFTLAAVSVDRYLAIRYPLKSRDLRTSRNAAVAIIVIWTLSLLFAGPYLSYYQIVHYHGLPICVPIWEDQRRKILDILTFVFGYLLPVVVVSLAYARTIKFLWTSLDPIERISESRKAKRKVTKMIVAVAIIFCLCWLPHHLVILCFWFGYFPFNRATYACRLASHCLSYANSCLNPIIYALISKHFRKKFKQVFTCLLFQNKSRKKKRAGNKVHVTNVASNAAGVYGGNTEVTQIQEENARCCQGPLRKDAEDTHLPEAWTHQLQDATVSAQRRLLAEESSVTTGNPLAVTSPGRPQGLLIVH comes from the exons ATGCTGGAGAGCTGGAATGCCTCCTCCAACAGCCTGGAGGTGCGTGCTGCGGGCATCATCGTGCCAGTGGTCttcttcctcatcttcctcctgGGCACAGTGGGGAATGGGCTggtgctggctgtgctgctgcgCAATGGCCAGGTGAAGTACAACACCACCAACCTGTTCATCCTCAACCTGGCCATGGCAGACCTCTGCTTTATCATCTGCTGCGTCCCTTTCCAAGCCACCATCTACACACTGGACGGGTGGCTCTTTGGCCCCTTTGCCTGCAAGGCTGTGCACTTCCTCATCTACCTCACCATGTACGCCAGCAGCTTCACCCTGGCAGCCGTCTCTGTTGACAG ATACCTGGCCATTCGTTACCCACTGAAATCCCGGGATCTCCGGACCTCCCGGAATGCAGCGGTTGCCATCATAGTGATCTGGACCCTGTCACTGCTTTTTGCAGGGCCCTACCTCAGCTACTACCAGATTGTCCACTACCACGGGCTGCCCATCTGTGTTCCCATCTGGGAGGACCAACGCCGGAAGATCCTGGACATCCTCACCTTTGTGTTTGGGTACCTCCTGCCCGTGGTTGTTGTGAGCTTGGCCTATGCCAGGACCATCAAGTTCCTGTGGACCTCCCTAGACCCCATCGAGAGAATCTCAGAGTCCCGTAAGGCCAAGCGCAAGGTCACCAAGATGATTGTGGCTGTGGCCATAATCTTCTGCCTCTGCTGGCTGCCCCACCACCTGGTCATCCTTTGCTTTTGGTTTGGCTACTTCCCCTTCAACCGAGCCACCTACGCCTGCCGCCTGGCCTCCCATTGCCTATCGTATGCCAACTCCTGCCTCAACCCCATCATCTATGCCCTCATCTCCAAGCATTTCCGCAAGAAGTTCAAGCAAGTCTTCACTTGCCTCCTCTTTCAGAACAAGAGCAGGAAGAAGAAGAGAGCTGGCAATAAAGTCCACGTAACCAATGTGGCCAGCAATGCTGCTGGTGTGTATGGAGGTAACACCGAGGTCACCCAGATCCAGGAGGAAAATGCCAGGTGCTGTCAGGGCCCGCTGCGGAAAGACGCTGAAGACACCCATCTCCCTGAGGCATGGACTCATCAGCTACAGGATGCCACTGTCTCTGCTCAGAGAAGACTGCTGGCTGAAGAAAGTTCGGTAACAACTGGCAATCCACTGGCTGTGACCTCACCAGGGAGACCTCAGGGCCTGCTGATCGTCCACTGA
- the LOC127039134 gene encoding noggin-like, translated as MEMARAGLICLLLLGSWAQGPLPSGSSLLSQDGDLPLSEDHLLPEKISETTSPNPDIHLIRSKPSAHVRPYSLSRSPSDYHYSPKPKHLRAPRLLKLLGPSYDPFWMSPQDPRSRNTSLEQLGTLRQDLADGTNRYRKKLLQEAENVELPVLLPPEEGMASNLSQAVAHRLRQWLVDSATCHLTSSWVDLGPVFWPRWVRHTECDTSHTGCSWPPGMTCRPAQFTHIKLLVWHCWISKDPAIDTGRTLQQCTWRQIPYPVVSACKCSCR; from the coding sequence ATGGAGATGGCCAGAGCAGGTTTAATTTGCCTGTTGCTgctggggagctgggcccaggggCCTCTTCCCTCTGGATCATCTCTCCTCTCCCAGGATGGAGACCTTCCCCTAAGTGAGGACCATCTGCTGCCTGAGAAGATCAGTGAGACCACCTCACCCAATCCTGACATCCACCTCATCCGGAGCAAGCCATCTGCCCATGTGAGGCCATATAGCCTGTCCCGCTCTCCCAGTGACTACCACTACTCCCCCAAGCCTAAGCATCTCAGGGCCCCTCGGTTGTTGAAGCTGCTGGGCCCCTCCTACGACCCCTTCTGGATGTCCCCGCAGGATCCACGAAGCCGCAACACCAGCCTGGAGCAGCTGGGCACCCTGAGACAGGACTTGGCTGATGGCACCAACCGTTACCGGAAGAAGCTGCTGCAGGAGGCTGAAAATGTGGAGCTccctgtcctgctgccccctgagGAGGGGATGGCCAGCAACCTAAGCCAAGCTGTCGCCCACCGCCTCCGTCAGTGGCTGGTGGACAGCGCCACCTGCCACCTGACCTCATCCTGGGTGGATCTGGGGCCTGTCTTCTGGCCACGTTGGGTTCGCCACACAGAGTGTGACACCTCCCACACTGGCTGCTCCTGGCCTCCTGGCATGACCTGCCGTCCTGCCCAGTTCACCCACATCAAGCTCCTGGTCTGGCACTGCTGGATAAGCAAGGACCCAGCCATAGACACGGGCAGGACTCTCCAGCAATGCACCTGGAGGCAGATCCCCTACCCAGTAGTGTCTGCTTGCAAGTGCTCCTGTCGGTAA